Proteins found in one Hemibagrus wyckioides isolate EC202008001 linkage group LG23, SWU_Hwy_1.0, whole genome shotgun sequence genomic segment:
- the LOC131344221 gene encoding LOW QUALITY PROTEIN: sulfotransferase 2B1-like (The sequence of the model RefSeq protein was modified relative to this genomic sequence to represent the inferred CDS: deleted 1 base in 1 codon) produces MEKEDLYSLYHGLLLPTISHTDESLKYFESFQVQDDDVIAVTYPKSGTTWMQEILPLLLNGGDLTPVLTIPNWDRVPWLEESRIAETAKKLSAPRAFASHMPYHLMPSSFFSSKAKVIYVSRNPKDVLVSTFHFHQMASFLHDPGAFEEFADQFLAGNVIFGKWTDHVKSWRNTDLGDRILYVTYEEMIQDLHGVLGRMLLFLGKSMSKDALNHVTEHCTFKTMKQNKMSNYSLVPKDVMDSKKSAFLRKGIVGDWKNYFSPELESKFNTAISEELKGTDITFPWDEEHR; encoded by the exons ATGGAGAAGGAAGACCTGTATTCGCTTTATCACGGACTTTTACTCCCTACGATTTCACACACCGACGAGAGTCTGAAATATTTTGAGTCGTTTCAAGTGCAGGACGATGATGTGATTGCAGTTACTTATCCCAAATCTG GTACAACATGGATGCAGGAAATTCTTCCCCTGCTCCTGAATGGAGGGGATTTGACTCCAGTACTGACCATCCCAAACTGGGACAGAGTGCCATGGCTTGAGGAGTCACGTATTGCTGAAACTGCAAAGAAGCTGAGTGCTCCACGGGCCTTCGCTTCCCATATGCCTTATCATCTGAtgccttcttctttcttctcatctaaggctaag GTCATTTATGTGTCTCGAAACCCAAAAGATGTCCTGGTTTCCACTTTTCATTTCCACCAAATGGCCAGTTTTCTACATGACCCAGGAGCCTTTGAGGAATTTGCGGACCAATTTCTAGCCGGAAATG TGATATTCGGAAAGTGGACTGATCACGTGAAGAGCTGGAGAAACACGGATTTGGGTGACAGAATTCTTTACGTCACGTATGAGGAGATGATTCAG GATCTACATGGGGTTCTCGGACGCATGTTACTCTTCCTTGGTAAGAGCATGAGCAAAGACGCTCTGAACCATGTGACTGAACACTGTACGTTCAAAACCATGAAGCAAAACAAAATGTCCAACTATTCACTGGTGCCAAAGGATGTAATGGACAGCAAGAAGTCTGCATTTCTCAGAAAAG GAATTGTTGGAGATTGGAAGAATTATTTCAGCCCAGAGTTGGAGTCGAAGTTCAACACAGCTATTTCTGAAGAATTAAAGGGAACGGACATCACATTC CCCTGGGATGAGGAACACAGATAA